In a single window of the Pirellulales bacterium genome:
- a CDS encoding FHA domain-containing protein: MELRLKVLEGKQAGQEIRIPGPKFLIGRGEECQLRPNSDAVSRQHCMLQVEDGRATICDLGSRNGTLVNDERVEGRYALKSGDRLSIGHLRFEVHLTTDLKGQKQPIVKNVKEAAARTREAASAQDVDVDAWLHSEEPAGSSRNASSRDTQQISLSDTSAGIDSASVLDRTAKDTASASTKTSGSKLASMRPPPTTADGGAAAAEILRKLAKYR; this comes from the coding sequence ATGGAACTTCGATTAAAAGTGCTCGAAGGAAAACAGGCGGGTCAAGAGATTCGCATTCCGGGCCCGAAATTTCTCATCGGCCGCGGCGAAGAATGTCAGCTCCGGCCCAATAGCGATGCCGTCAGCCGGCAGCACTGCATGCTCCAGGTGGAAGACGGCCGCGCCACGATTTGCGATCTGGGCAGCCGCAACGGCACGCTAGTGAACGACGAGCGCGTCGAAGGCCGCTACGCGCTGAAATCGGGCGATCGGCTTTCGATCGGCCATTTGCGATTCGAGGTGCATCTCACCACCGATTTGAAGGGGCAGAAGCAGCCGATCGTCAAGAACGTGAAAGAAGCCGCGGCGCGAACGCGCGAAGCGGCGTCGGCGCAGGATGTCGATGTCGACGCCTGGCTTCACTCCGAGGAACCGGCGGGCTCGAGCCGCAATGCATCGTCTCGTGACACGCAACAGATAAGCCTCTCCGACACGTCGGCAGGAATCGACTCCGCCTCGGTGCTCGATCGCACGGCGAAAGACACCGCCTCGGCGAGCACGAAAACTTCCGGTTCCAAGCTTGCAAGCATGCGGCCCCCTCCGACCACCGCGGATGGCGGCGCGGCGGCGGCGGAGATTTTGCGGAAATTGGCGAAGTATCGGTGA